GGCAGACTAGCGACGGCTTGAGATGAAGCAGCAGCAGACTGCAACTTAAGCGACAGGGCGATCGCCATTTCCTGAACATGAAGCGCGATCGCCCTGTAAAGACACTATGAACTGGTGAGATAGTGTCGGAAACCGGATGAGTTACATAGGTATTTTGCAGGTGTAACGGTTCCGCTCAAATACCTCATACACTCCTCTTGCATTCACCTATGAAAATGTTTCACATTGCTGCGCTGGCCCTTGCCCCGGTGGTTTCGATTTTGGTGAGCAGTTCCGCTTTTGCTTTGGAAGGAAGAGACGATAGCCTCCGGTGCAACTTCCAGTTTGTGGATCAGACAATGGATTCGCTGATGAACATTCGTCAGCAAATGGACACCAATGGTGAGCTACGGTTTCAGATTCAACTGATCAATGCCTGTACTGGGCAGCGGGAAACGCTGGAGATCCGCAGCGTCAACGTATACAGCACGGGTGATGTGGTGATCAACGGCTATGTGGAACACGCAGACGGCTCCGGAGACTGGCGACGGATCGAGGTGAAGCAGTAGCACCCTGGCTGCAAACGGGCAAAGGATACAAACGAAAGGGCGATCGCCATTTCCGCATGGAAGCGCGATCGCCCTTTTGATTAGGTTTTTGCTCAGGTTTTTGATTAGACTTCCGGCGGGCAATCCAAAATCGCCAATCCAAACTCCAAACTCCACAAGGTTCCCTACTCCGGCGGATGCAGCCGATTGGCGATCGCCGCCACGCCAATCATCGGCACCCCAATCAGCAGACAAATGCCCCACTGCTCTGGGCTTAGCGGCGCAGTGGCAAACAGGCGATTCATCACGCTCCACTGGCTGAAGAGAACTTGCAGGGCGATCGCCCCGGCAATGCCCGCCAACACGGCCGGAGCGGGCGGAATCTGCTGCACCCGACCGCGCAGCTTATCCACCAGTCCCAGCCCCAATTCGCTGATGCTCAGCAGGTAAAAAATCCGACCCGCTACTAGCGCCTGGATCGCCATCGTCCGCGCCAGCGCAATGTTATCCATAGTCTGATGAATCCACTCAAACACGCCAAAAATCACAATCCAGTTGAACAGCGACACGAGTAAAACGCGCATCAGCAGCTTGCGGTTGAGCAGTGGCTCGCGGGGGTTGCGCGGCGGACGCTGCATCACCCGCTCCGACTTGGGTTCAAAGGACAGGGGCACGGTCATGGCGATGGAGTTGATCATATTCATCCACAGCACTTGCAGCGATAAAATCGGCAGCGCCCGATTCAGCAGCACGCTGATCAAAATCGACATCGACTCGCCCCCATTCACAGGCAGCAAGAAGGCGATCGCCTTCAGCAGGTTCCGATAGACCGTCCGCCCTTCCTCCACCGCCGCCTCGATGGAGGCAAAGTTGTCATCCGTCAGGATCATGTCGGCGGCTTCCTTCGCCACTTCTGTCCCTGCCCGCCCCATTGCCGTACCAATATCCGCCTGCCGCAGCGCCGGGGCATCGTTCACGCCGTCGCCCGTCATCGCCACCACGTTGCCCTTAGCCTGCAATGCTTCCACCAGCCGCAGCTTTTGCTCTGGCGCAACGCGGGCAAACACCGAGCCGTCTTCCACCGCATTGGCAAGCTGCCGATCGTCCATCTCCGCCAGGGCTTGCCCCGTAAAGGCCTGCACCTGTCCATCCCGCTGTAGCCCAATCTGGCGGGCGATCGCCGTTGCCGTGCCAATGTGGTCGCCCGTGATCATCTTCACCTGAATACCCGCAGACTGGCAGGCCCGCACTGCTCGCACGGCCTCCTGGCGCGGCGGATCGATCATCCCTTGCAAGCCCAGAAACGTCAGGCCAGTGTCAATATCCGGCGGGTCAAGCGTGTCTTGCGCCAGAGATGTTGTGGCAAAGGCCAGCACCCGCATTCCCGCCTCAGTCATAGACTCGACCTGGCGCTGAATAGCAGCCACATCCAGCGGCTGGAGTGTCCCACTGGCAGACAAAGCGCGATCGCAGCGAGAGAGAATTGCCTCCACCGATCCCTTCGCATACACCAGGCGATATTGCTTCGCACCGCTGCCGCGATCGCCTTCACCCGTCG
The Thermoleptolyngbya sichuanensis A183 DNA segment above includes these coding regions:
- a CDS encoding cation-transporting P-type ATPase — encoded protein: MTRTLEKSQAQSWHAQPADLVARSLDVDPRLGLSADEVARRRERYGPNELKAAPGKSPLVRFLLQFHQPLLYILLIAGTVKAFLGSWVNAWVIWGVTLINAIIGYVQEAKAESAIAALAATVQTEATVVRDGQTVQVSSAELVPGDVVKLVSGDKVPADLRLVTARNLQISESALTGESVAVEKCIDLMAEDAPLADRRNMAYAGSFVTSGRGRGVVVAIANDTETGRISQLMQRQTNLSTPLTRKFEKFSKTLLYFILAVAALTFVVGLGYGNPWPDMFEAAVALAVSAIPEGLPAVVTITLAIGVSRMARRHAIIRKLPAVEALGSATVICSDKTGTLTENQMTVQEIYAGGAAFFVTGTGYSPVGAIQPVESGQPMNPALTECLKAGLLCNESYLEQDDGQWQMIGDPTEGALIVSAQKAGFEMATLKAELPRIDFIPFESEHQYMATLHSTGEGDRGSGAKQYRLVYAKGSVEAILSRCDRALSASGTLQPLDVAAIQRQVESMTEAGMRVLAFATTSLAQDTLDPPDIDTGLTFLGLQGMIDPPRQEAVRAVRACQSAGIQVKMITGDHIGTATAIARQIGLQRDGQVQAFTGQALAEMDDRQLANAVEDGSVFARVAPEQKLRLVEALQAKGNVVAMTGDGVNDAPALRQADIGTAMGRAGTEVAKEAADMILTDDNFASIEAAVEEGRTVYRNLLKAIAFLLPVNGGESMSILISVLLNRALPILSLQVLWMNMINSIAMTVPLSFEPKSERVMQRPPRNPREPLLNRKLLMRVLLVSLFNWIVIFGVFEWIHQTMDNIALARTMAIQALVAGRIFYLLSISELGLGLVDKLRGRVQQIPPAPAVLAGIAGAIALQVLFSQWSVMNRLFATAPLSPEQWGICLLIGVPMIGVAAIANRLHPPE